The genomic window AAGCCGCGGTCCGCGGCCTGGTCCTGCTCGGGGGCGGAGCCGATGGCGCTGGTGACCACGATGGGCATCGCGGCGCCCAGTCCCGAGGACATGCTGCGGGCCCGCTCGCGCAGCACCCGCAGCCCGCTGTAGGCGGTGTGCCCGAGGTCGCGCAGCAACTGGCCGCCGAGCCGCAGCGCCCGCTCGGCGAACGGCTCGTCGCCGGGCTCCTGGACGGCGAGCATGGTCAGCGAGGTGAAGTCGCCGATGATCTCACCGATGCTCGGGTGCAGCGGCGGACGGTCGAAGAGCGTCAGGTTGAGGGTGAAGCCGTCCTGCCCGGCGGACCACAGCCGCAGCACGTCGGAGAAGGCCGCCATCAGCGCCACCGACGGGGTCAGCCCGCGCCGCTTGGCCGCGGCCTTGACCGCGTCCCACTGCTCGCGCGGCAGCCGGCCCTGGCGGCGGACGAACTCCACCGACGGCAGCTGTGCGGGCTGCCTGGCCAGCGGGAGCTCGGGCGCGGGCGGCAGGTCGGCGAGCCGCCCCAGCCAGTACGCCTCCGCCTGCTGGTAGCCGGGGCCCTGGCGGAGCTCCTGCTGTGCGGTGATGTAGTCGCGGTAGAAGACGCCGGGCGGCTCGGGCAGCCGGTCGGGCCGCTGGTAGCAGATCCGCCAGTCGTGGAAGAGCAGCGCCAGGCTGAAGAAGTCGATGATCAGGATGTTGAAGCTCAGGTGCAGCCGGTGCCGCCCGTCCCCGACCAGGCTGGTGCGGATCTCGAACAGCGGCCAGGCGTCCGGCTCCGGGGTGTGCGAGCCCATCTCCGCCCGGATGTGCAGCAGTTCGTGCTCGCGCTGCTGCCGGGACAGCCCGCCCAGGTCGCGCACCGCGATCTCGTACGCCGGCACGTCGGGCAGCACCCGCTGCAACCCGTCGGGCTGGACGATCGCCCGCAGCATGTCGTGCCGCTCGATGACGGCGTTCAGGGCGCGGGTGAGGCGGTCGGGGTCGAGGCCCTTGCCGTCGAGTTCGAAGTAGTAGTGGGTGGAGACGCCGCCCAGTTCGATCGCGGAGCTGCGGCCGATCCAGTACGCCTGCTGGATGTCGGTCAGCGGGAAGGGCTCGTGGCGCAGGTCGGGGCGCGGCACGACGCGGACGTCCTCGCCGCCGGCCTCGCTGCGGCGCAGCAGCGCGATCAGCTGGTCGCGCTCGGCCTTGAGCTGTTGGCGCAGTTCCGGGGTGAGCGATCCGGCCGGAGCCACCACGTCGAGACGGTCGTCGACCAGGCGCAGCCTGATGCCGCGCCGGTGCAGTTCGGAGAGCAGAGCCTGGGCCATGATGTCTACGCACCTTGTCTTGGTCGGCTGATCGCTTCGGCCACCGCGGCGGCATGTCGGGGAGTCAGCAAGGTGTAGTGCGTGGCCGGCACGGTGGCGCCGGTCACGGACCCTGAGGTCACCGCCGCCCAGCCCCAGTCGGGCACGGCGGCAGCCGGGTGGCCGGCGAATTCGCCGACCTCGCCCTCGCCGGCGCGTACGACGACGAGGTCGGCGGCGATGGTCGGCGCCGCGTAGCCGTTGCAGGCGCGGACCACACCGCGGAAGACGGCCAGCGGGTCGGCGAGCGACGCCGGTTCGATGCCGGCGGCGCCAGGGCCGGCCAGTGCCAGCACCTCGGCAAGCGCCTGCGCGTCGGGCAGCGCGGACAGCCCGCGCACCTCGTCCTCGGCGACCGTCTCGGCGCGGAAGCCGACGCCGAGGTCCTCGACGAACCACAGCAGCAGCCGGGTGTCGTCCAGTGCGCGCGGGGCGGTCGGGCTCGGCGAGTCGAGCACCGCCAGCCGTTCCACCCTCTCGCCGCGCGCCTCGAGAAGGTGCGCCAGCTCGAAGGCGATGACGCCGCCCGACGACCAGCCACCGAGCCGGTAGGGGCCGTGCGGCTGGACGGCGAGCAGCGCGTCGAGGTAGCGGCCGGCGAAGTCCTCGACCTTGTCCAGCGGGCCGCCGCCGCTGCTCGGGGTGGGCGCCTGGAAGGCGTGCACCGGCGCGTCGAGCAGTTCGGCGAGCCTGTCGTAGCAGAGCACGTTGCCGCCCGCCGGGTGCACGAAGAACCACGGGGTGCCGCTGGGGCGGTGGGTGAGCCGTACCAGCGGGGACCACCGGGGCTGCGCGGTCTCCAGCCACTGGGCCAGGCCCGCCACCGTACGCTGCTCGAGCAGCACGCCGAGCGGTATGCGGCGGCCGGTGGTGGCCGCGAGGCGTTCGATGACCCGCAGCGCGGCGAAGGACTGGCCGCCGAGGTCGAAGAAGTCGTCGTGCACGCCGACCTGTTCGGCCTCCAGCGTCTCCGCCCACACCTCGGCGATGGCGGCCTCGGTCGCTGTCCGCGGCGCCACGGGCGCGGCCCTGCCGCCCTCGTCGCCCGGGCCGAGCGCTTCTAGCGCGCGCCGGTCTAACTTGCCGTTGGCGGTCAGCGGCAGCGCGGGCAGCACCGTGATGTGCGCGGGCACCAGGTAGGAGGGCAGCCGCCCCGCCGCGAGTTCGCGCAGCGCTTCGGCGGTGGGCCCGCCGTCCGGTGCGGCGCCGGGGTGGCCGACGACGAAGGCGGCGAGCTGCTTGCCTGAGCCGGTGCTGCGGGCCACCACGGCAGCCTGCGCGACGGCTTCGTGGTCGAGCAGCGTCTGCTCGACCTCGCCGGGCTCGACCCGGAAGCCCTGGATCTTGACCTGGAAGTCGGCCCTGCCGAGGAATTCGATGGTGCCGTCGGGCAGGTAGCGGCCGAGGTCCCCGGTGCGGTAGACGCGCTCGCCGGTGCGGGGGTGGGTGACGAAGGCCGCGTCGGTCTTGGCCGGGTCGCCGAGGTAGCCGAGCGCCAGTCCGGCGCCGCCGATGTACAGGTGGCCGGGGACCCAGGTGGGCGCGTCGCGGCCGAGGTCGTCCAGGATGTGCCAGCTCTGCCCGGCCAGCGGGCGGCCGTAGGGGATGCTGGTCCACCCGGGGTCGACGTGGTCGACCGGGTGGCAGATCGACCAGATCGACGCCTCGGTGGCGCCGCCGAGGCTGACCACCCGGGCGTTGGGCGCGATACGCCGGATGCGGTCAGGCAGTTGCACCGGGATCCAGTCGCCGCTGAGCAGCACCGTCCGCAACCGCGGGAAGGTCGCGCCCGCGGCCTCGGCGGCCTCGGTGAACAGCTGCATGATCGCGGGCACCGAGTTCCACACGGTCACGCCGTGCCGCCCGACCAGGTCCAGCCACGCTCCCGGGTCGGCCGCCGCGGCGGTCGGCAGCACCAGGGCGGCGCCGGCGGCGGCGGTGCCGAACACGTCGTAGACCGACAGGTCGAAGCAGAGCGAGGAGATGCCGAAGACGACGTCTCCCGCGCCGATGCCGAAGCGGCGGTTGATGTCCTCGACGGTGTTCAGCGGACCGCGGTGGTCGAGCATCACGCCCTTGGGACGGCCGGTGGAACCGGAGGTGTAGATGACGTACGCGAGGTCGGCGGGCGTCCGCGTACCGCCGCCGCCCGCGGGGGTGAGGGAGTCCTGCCCGTCACCGGCAGGGGTGACGGCGTCCTGCCCCTCGCCGGCAGGCGTGACGGCGTCCTGCCCGTCGTCCGCGGGGGTGACGGAGAGCACCGGGGCGGTGGTCAGTGCGGCCAGCGCGGCGCTGTGCGGGGCGTCGGTCAGGACCGCGGCCGCCTCGATGTCGCCGAGCAGGTAGCCGACGCGGTCCTGCGGCCAGCCGGGGTCCATCGGGACGTACGCCGCGCCGGCGGCGAGCGCGGCGAAGACCGCGACGATCTGCTCGGGACCCTTGGGCAGCACCACGGCGACCCGGGAGCCGTCCGTGACGCCGCAGGCGCGCAGCCGGGCGGCCAGCCCGGCGCTGCGGGTCTGGAGTTCGGCGTACGTCCAGGTGGCGCCGTCGGCGATGACCGCGGGTGCGTCCGGGGCATCCGTCGCGCGCGCGGCGAGCGCGTCGTGCAGGAAGTCGGCGGCGGGCGCCGCCGCCGCGGGCGCGGGCAGCGAGCGCCGGACGCGCTGGGCGGCGGGCAGCAGGTCGAGGCCGGGCGCCTCCCAGGCCGCGTCGTCGTACGCCAGCGCGGTGAGCGCCGTCCGGTAGCCCTCCTCCATGGCGTCGATCAGGCCTTCGGGGAACATCTCCTCGATGACGTCCCACACCACCCACAGCCGGCCGTCGGGCAGTTCCCAGAACTCGCAGTCGAACCGCACCTGCGGTGTCTCCAGGGTGCTGTAGTCGGGCCGCTGCGTGGCGCCGACGAAGAGCGCGCTGCCGACCGCGAACGGGCAGACCGCGCGGCCCGGGGTGCGGCGGGCCTGGTTGAGCGCCTGGAGCACCTTCACCCCGCTCCACTGCGAGTGCTCGACGTCCGTGATGACCTGCGACTGCAGCCTCCTCGCGCGGGCCAGTAACGGCTCGTCGTGCCGCCAGTCGGCCTCCAGCGGATAGAGCGAGGCGAAGTTGCCGAGCACCTCGCCGATCTGCGGGTGCAGCGGCACCCGGTGGGTGATCATGTTGTTGATCAGGAAGTGCCGCGACCCGCTCCAGTACGCGAGCAGTTCCGCGTGCGCGGCGAGCACCACGTTGGTCTTGGTCAGCCCCCTGGCCTCGGCCCTGCCCCGCAGCGCCGTCCACAGCTCGGCGGGGAAGAGGATCTCCCTGCGCACCAGCAGCGAGCGGCGCCGCAGGTCGGCGCCGGCCGCGAGCGGCACGGCGGGCGCCTCCGGCCAGCCGGGGATGCGCTCGCGCCAGTAGCGTTCCGCCGCCCTGCCCTGCGGCGACTCCTCCAGCTCGGCGAGGGCCAGCACGCAGTCGCGGTAACCGATCGTCAGGTCGTCGGCCACCGAGGCGGGGTCGTCGTAGGCGCGCATCACGTTCGCCAGGAAGCCCATGGTGCCGGGGGCGTCGCTGAAGAGGTTGTTGTTGTTCCAGTGCAGCCGGGCACGGCCGTCGCCGTAGCGGCTGATGTGCGCCTCGACCCACGGCCAGCGGGAGATGTCGGGCTCGTGCCGCTCCATCGCGGCGCGGACCCGGGCGATCTCCGCCCGCTCCTCGGCCTCGGACATGCCCGCCAGGTCGGACACGGTCACCCGCACCGGTGCCGGGTCCGCACCGACCGCCTGCACCCGCAGGTCGTCGCGGACCACGACCAGGTCCTTGCGCTGCCTGCGCAGCACCTGGTTCAGAGCTGCCTCGTAGCGGGCCGGGTCGAGTTCGGCGAACTCCCACTCCATGTACTGGTGCGGGCGGACATGGTGCTCGAAGCCCTCGCGGCTGCCGATGATGAAGGACGTCTGCAGGTCGGAGGGCGCGAAGGGCTCGCCCAGGGCCGCCGCGTCATGGCTGATCACCGGCAGGTCGCCGGCGCCGGTGCCGGCCAGCCCGCTCAGCCACTCGATCAGCTCGGGCTTGTGCAGCACGATCCGGTCACGCAGGTCGGCGCCCAGGCTGCCCTTGGGCGCGGACACCTCAAGGCGGGCGTCGTCCACGAGCCGCAGTCTCACTCCGGCCCCGGCGAGTTCGGCCAGCAGATCTGGGACGGTGGTCACAGCGTCAGCACCTCGGTCTCCTGGTCTCCGTCAAAGTCGTCGTCGGGTGCGGCGGACACGCTTCTGATCGTCAGCTGCTGGCAGATCAGCTCGGCCACCTCCGCCGCGGTGCCGCCGCTGAAGAGCAGGTCCGGCGGTACGTCGGCGCGGAAGTCGGCGAGCAGCCTGCTGCGCAGCTGCACCGTGGTCAGCGAGTCCAGGCCCAGCGTGTTCAGCCGGACGCCCGCGAAGCGCCGCCGCAGCTCCTCCCGGTCGGCGCCGGGGATGCGCAGCAGCAGCCCGACCCGGTCGAGCAGGCCGTCGAGCACGGCCCGCCTGGCCGCCGCCGGGTCCCGCAGCACCAGCGAGGTGAGCTCCTCAAGCGACACGGCGTCGGCCGCCGGCTCGTCGGGCGCCGCCCCGACGAGGTCGCCGAGCAGGGTGTAGGGCCGGCGCCGGGAGAAGGCGGTCCGGTAGCGGTCCCAGTCCACCCGGGCCAGGCCCACATGCGGCTGCGGGCCGCCGGCCAGCAGCCCGCCGAGCGCGGCCAGCGCCCGCCGGGTCGGTATCGCCTCCATCCCCTGCGCGGTGAAGCGGTCGAGCAGGCCGCGGTCGTAGGCCATAC from Streptomyces sp. NBC_01198 includes these protein-coding regions:
- a CDS encoding non-ribosomal peptide synthetase, with translation MTTVPDLLAELAGAGVRLRLVDDARLEVSAPKGSLGADLRDRIVLHKPELIEWLSGLAGTGAGDLPVISHDAAALGEPFAPSDLQTSFIIGSREGFEHHVRPHQYMEWEFAELDPARYEAALNQVLRRQRKDLVVVRDDLRVQAVGADPAPVRVTVSDLAGMSEAEERAEIARVRAAMERHEPDISRWPWVEAHISRYGDGRARLHWNNNNLFSDAPGTMGFLANVMRAYDDPASVADDLTIGYRDCVLALAELEESPQGRAAERYWRERIPGWPEAPAVPLAAGADLRRRSLLVRREILFPAELWTALRGRAEARGLTKTNVVLAAHAELLAYWSGSRHFLINNMITHRVPLHPQIGEVLGNFASLYPLEADWRHDEPLLARARRLQSQVITDVEHSQWSGVKVLQALNQARRTPGRAVCPFAVGSALFVGATQRPDYSTLETPQVRFDCEFWELPDGRLWVVWDVIEEMFPEGLIDAMEEGYRTALTALAYDDAAWEAPGLDLLPAAQRVRRSLPAPAAAAPAADFLHDALAARATDAPDAPAVIADGATWTYAELQTRSAGLAARLRACGVTDGSRVAVVLPKGPEQIVAVFAALAAGAAYVPMDPGWPQDRVGYLLGDIEAAAVLTDAPHSAALAALTTAPVLSVTPADDGQDAVTPAGEGQDAVTPAGDGQDSLTPAGGGGTRTPADLAYVIYTSGSTGRPKGVMLDHRGPLNTVEDINRRFGIGAGDVVFGISSLCFDLSVYDVFGTAAAGAALVLPTAAAADPGAWLDLVGRHGVTVWNSVPAIMQLFTEAAEAAGATFPRLRTVLLSGDWIPVQLPDRIRRIAPNARVVSLGGATEASIWSICHPVDHVDPGWTSIPYGRPLAGQSWHILDDLGRDAPTWVPGHLYIGGAGLALGYLGDPAKTDAAFVTHPRTGERVYRTGDLGRYLPDGTIEFLGRADFQVKIQGFRVEPGEVEQTLLDHEAVAQAAVVARSTGSGKQLAAFVVGHPGAAPDGGPTAEALRELAAGRLPSYLVPAHITVLPALPLTANGKLDRRALEALGPGDEGGRAAPVAPRTATEAAIAEVWAETLEAEQVGVHDDFFDLGGQSFAALRVIERLAATTGRRIPLGVLLEQRTVAGLAQWLETAQPRWSPLVRLTHRPSGTPWFFVHPAGGNVLCYDRLAELLDAPVHAFQAPTPSSGGGPLDKVEDFAGRYLDALLAVQPHGPYRLGGWSSGGVIAFELAHLLEARGERVERLAVLDSPSPTAPRALDDTRLLLWFVEDLGVGFRAETVAEDEVRGLSALPDAQALAEVLALAGPGAAGIEPASLADPLAVFRGVVRACNGYAAPTIAADLVVVRAGEGEVGEFAGHPAAAVPDWGWAAVTSGSVTGATVPATHYTLLTPRHAAAVAEAISRPRQGA